The following are encoded together in the Arcobacter aquimarinus genome:
- a CDS encoding CYTH domain-containing protein yields the protein MPLEIERKYLVDLEKLGTLENGNRIKQGYLSTNKDAVVRVRVKNDKAYLTIKGSNIGATRLEFEYEIPVDEANEMLDKLCQKPVIDKTRYLIDYENHTFELDIFYGDNDGLVVAEVELLDENETIKLPSWIKEEVTSDERYYNSNLMKNPYKNWKK from the coding sequence ATGCCCTTAGAAATAGAAAGAAAATACCTTGTAGATTTGGAAAAACTTGGAACTTTAGAAAATGGAAATAGAATAAAACAAGGTTATTTATCAACAAATAAAGATGCAGTTGTACGAGTGAGAGTAAAAAATGATAAAGCATATTTAACTATAAAAGGTTCAAATATTGGAGCAACTAGATTGGAGTTTGAATATGAAATACCCGTGGATGAAGCAAATGAGATGCTTGATAAACTTTGTCAAAAGCCAGTTATTGATAAAACAAGATATTTGATAGATTATGAAAATCATACTTTTGAACTTGATATTTTTTATGGTGACAATGATGGTTTAGTTGTTGCAGAAGTTGAACTTTTAGATGAAAATGAAACTATAAAACTTCCTTCTTGGATAAAAGAAGAAGTTACATCGGATGAAAGATATTACAACTCAAATTTGATGAAAAATCCATATAAAAACTGGAAGAAATAA
- a CDS encoding dienelactone hydrolase family protein: protein MKKLIFTALSLSSFVFAQNITYKIDGKEYEGYYKSPSKDAPLVYMVHDWDGITDYEIKRADMLNELGYAVFAVDLYGKGIRPTALEDKKAMTKSLYENRTEMRKRLDVGLEEAKKLGANTQNAVGMGYCFGGSSILEFARSGKDLKAFIPFHGNLATPTGQDYKNTKGKVVVFHGTADVVVPMSEFSDLAVELEKTEIEHEMITYSKAPHAFSVFGSKSYREDADKKSWKRFTEVLEETLK from the coding sequence ATGAAAAAATTAATTTTTACAGCTTTGAGTTTAAGCTCATTTGTATTTGCACAAAATATTACATATAAAATTGATGGAAAAGAGTATGAAGGATATTATAAGTCACCATCAAAAGATGCACCTTTAGTTTATATGGTTCATGATTGGGATGGAATAACTGATTATGAGATTAAAAGAGCAGATATGCTAAATGAGTTAGGATATGCAGTTTTTGCTGTAGATTTATATGGAAAAGGGATAAGACCAACAGCTCTTGAAGATAAAAAAGCTATGACAAAATCTCTTTATGAAAATAGAACTGAAATGAGAAAAAGATTAGATGTTGGACTAGAAGAAGCAAAAAAACTAGGTGCTAACACTCAAAATGCAGTAGGAATGGGATACTGTTTTGGTGGAAGTTCTATTTTAGAATTTGCAAGAAGTGGAAAAGATTTAAAAGCATTCATACCATTTCATGGAAATTTAGCAACACCTACTGGACAAGATTATAAAAATACAAAAGGAAAAGTTGTAGTTTTTCATGGAACTGCTGATGTGGTTGTTCCTATGAGTGAATTTTCTGATTTAGCAGTTGAGTTAGAAAAAACAGAAATTGAACATGAAATGATAACTTATAGCAAGGCTCCTCATGCCTTTTCTGTATTTGGTTCAAAAAGTTATAGGGAAGATGCAGATAAAAAATCTTGGAAAAGATTTACTGAAGTTTTAGAAGAGACTTTAAAATAA
- a CDS encoding VOC family protein, translated as MIKVNRLDHLVLTVKDIDKTVDFYTKVLGMEKEIFKENRVALKFANQKINLHKLGNEFDPKAFNVKSGSADLCFIIDIPLIEAKNYIELLGIKIEEGIVNRTGAMGEIESIYLRDPDKNLIELSNYKN; from the coding sequence ATGATAAAAGTAAATAGATTAGATCATTTAGTTTTGACTGTAAAGGATATAGATAAAACTGTAGATTTTTACACAAAAGTTTTAGGTATGGAAAAAGAGATATTTAAAGAAAATAGAGTAGCTTTAAAATTTGCTAATCAAAAGATAAATCTTCATAAATTAGGAAATGAATTTGATCCAAAAGCTTTTAATGTGAAAAGTGGCAGTGCAGATTTATGTTTTATTATTGATATTCCTTTAATTGAAGCAAAAAATTATATAGAATTACTAGGAATAAAAATTGAAGAGGGAATAGTAAATAGAACAGGTGCTATGGGAGAGATAGAATCTATTTATTTACGTGATCCTGATAAAAACTTGATAGAATTATCAAATTATAAAAACTAA
- a CDS encoding acyl-CoA thioesterase, whose product MFTEIIKPRFLETDALGHINNNTYGVWFEAARDDIFHIFMPKANIKEWNLIMAHSSFDFLKEVFWGKEVIIKTGISKLGNSSIELCHAVYQDGKLCTTGKCVLIHYDFTTKVAVRIPDNIRIELEKHLFMKPWSATLEELED is encoded by the coding sequence ATGTTCACAGAAATAATAAAACCAAGATTTTTAGAAACAGATGCTTTAGGACATATAAATAATAATACTTATGGTGTGTGGTTTGAAGCTGCTCGTGATGATATATTTCATATATTTATGCCAAAAGCAAATATTAAAGAGTGGAATCTAATCATGGCTCATAGCTCTTTTGATTTTCTAAAAGAGGTATTTTGGGGTAAAGAAGTTATTATAAAAACTGGTATTAGTAAGCTTGGAAACTCTTCTATAGAATTATGCCATGCAGTTTATCAAGACGGGAAACTATGTACTACTGGAAAATGTGTTTTAATTCATTATGATTTTACTACAAAAGTAGCTGTAAGAATTCCTGATAATATAAGAATAGAGTTAGAAAAGCATCTTTTTATGAAGCCTTGGTCAGCAACTTTAGAAGAATTAGAAGATTAA